Genomic window (Nicotiana sylvestris chromosome 7, ASM39365v2, whole genome shotgun sequence):
tcacaatcctcttttctttttcacctttacttcacaactcaattcacaatttgagccaatactctataaggttcaattgccaattatacttccacaaatcactttacaacttgagtcaacgctcttcaatgttcaaatacaAATAtcacttccacaagccttgcctaacaatagaaatcatcacataaagcatgaacaatacaaacagagtcacattaatcataatataaggctcacgggtatgcttgacaccaacgtatagatactcatcaccatgcctatacgtcgtactcaacaactagcacataaaaaataggacacaactcctaatccatcaacctaaggttagaccaaacacttacctcgatgccacgaacacaattcaagtctcaactgtcgctttacctcttgattccaccaccaattcgctcgtatctagtcacaagttacttaactatatcaataagtgctaaatgaatcaattctaatgcatgaaaataagttttcccaaaaagtcaaaaattgaccccgggcccacatggtcaaaacccgaggttcgaaccaaaacccgattacccattcttcCACGTACCCAAATATATAAATTGTTTTGAAATcgtacctcaaatcgaggtccaaatccccaaaaattgaaataacctaggttctactcaaaacacctaatttttcccatgaaaacccttgattttgagttgatatcatgtgaaaagatgttaaagattgaagaaaacgagttagaaatgacttacaatcgatttggagaagaacttttctttgaaaaatcgcctaagagagtttatattttgaaagagtttgaaaaatgaaagatttttggctaagtcatgaatttgcaggttacagatgtcgcaattgattgcgaacccttcagaacctgctaatctcgcatttgcgatcactgttcgcaattgcgaactcgcatttgcgataggatAGTCGTATTTGCGACAATGGGGATTTCTGTGCTTTTTCACATTTGCGATCAGGCCTGCCCAGACCTTCTCTCGTATTTGCGATGGTTTatttgcatttgcgagccaggtttTGCAAATGGGAAGCCTgtagacctgcaacataccagcaattcctaagtccaaatttcactctgtggcctatccaaaactcacccgagccctcggaactccaaaccaaacatgtacactaacCCAAAAACATTATACAGACtagctcgtgcaatcaaatcaccaaaataacatcaacaactatgaatttagcataaaaatacaaggaaaatctcaagaactttcaaagtttcaaattttacaactaaggttccgaatcacaTCATATGAcctccatttcttaccaaattttacaagctcgacttaaatcacatataagacctatactgggctccgaaatcaaaatacgggcccgataccatcaaattccaaacatattttatttccaaaaactcatatgtatttcagaaaataattttctttaaaaattcatttctcgggattaggacctcggaattcgattctgagcatacgcccaagtcccatattttcatacggaccctccaggaccgtcaaatcacgggtccggggccgtttacccaaaatgttgaccgaagtcaacttcaattcattttaaaagcaaaatttattattttttttttacagattttcacataatgactttccggatatgcgcccggactgcgcacgcaaatcgaagtgagacaaaaggaggtttttaaggtctcggaacatagaatttatttctaaaataagtgatgatctcacagggtttgacattcatttgATGGATAAAAAGTTTATGAATTGGAGTTAAGGCAATTAAAACTCGAATAGAAAAAATTCTAGTCACTGGTGCAAATGTATCAAAATAATCTATATTTTATTTGTGAGAAAAATCTTCTACGACTAATCGAGCTTTAGATTTATCTATTGATCTCTCAGGATtaaattttcttttgaaaatccatttacaGCTAATAGGTTTGCACCAGGAggtaaatatattaaaattcatgttttatttttcaaaatataatcaattttatttttaattgtctCTTTCCAATAATTATCTTATGAAGAAGATATAActtcaaaataatttgatggttCATTATCGACAAGAAAAGTTTGAAAATTATTTCCATAAGAAAAATATTCTTTCCTAGGCCTTTTGCTCCTTCTAAGTTCCTCATTAGAGATATTTTCATTATTTGTTTCAACAGGTGTGAGGAATTTTATCAGATAGTAGATAAATATATTCAAAGAACTCAACATTCTTTATCTCAATTATAACATTGCAATAAAGCACATCACTTTTGAAACAAGAAATCTATATGCAGCACTATGTTGAGCATATCCAATGAGCACACAATCAGCAGTTTTAGAACCTAATTTTCTCCTTTTAGGTTCAGAAAAAAGTACTTTAGCAAGGCACCCCCACACTTTTAAATATTTCAAGTTAGGTTTATAATCCTTCCACTGTTCATAAGGAGTTTTGCCAGTTCTTCTTTAAGGTATTCTATTTTGTAAGTGACATGCAGATAATATAGTTTCACCCCACAATTTATCAGGTGCATTTTAACTAACATGgagttcatcatctctttcaatgttctatttttcttttcagcAACTCCATTAGACTCGGGTGAATAAGGCAGAATTACTTCATGaataatttcattattttcacAAAGATTATTTAAAGGcacatattctccacctctatcaaaTTTAATTCTCTTAATTTTTCTACTAAGTTGATTTTCAATCTCAATTTTATAAGAAACAAATGCATTAAAAGCATCATCTTTATTTCTAAGCAAATACAGCTTAGTATATCTAGAAAAATCATCAATGAAAGGAACATAATATCTTTTACCACCTCTGGTCATAATTTgctttaaatttatgaaagatggTCTGATTTAAGAAACTTTGTTGTAAACTCAAGATATGCTAAACAAATGAACAATTATAAATGATAGGAGACTGACGgactaaaaaataaacaaaaagtaattAGGTAGATCAGTAGAGAAAAAACATAAAATTTGTTAAAAATAATTAGATTATAGGCTAAACACCTAGACAAGCTTCGGAACTTGGCAACACTTTTCACTTGGACACTTAAAGTTAGCTTATTTCATATTAGACACTAGAACTCATTTCAAATTGTACCAATTAAACATACAAATACTAATCAGCCAAAATAATATATAATGTGGATTACACGTGCATGACATGGCAAAATAGTCCAATTAAAAAAAAGATGTGGCATTGACACAAAAAACAATTTAAAGTCTTttgagaaaagaataaaaagtaACAAAAAACCCCTTCGTCCCAAAATTGTCACGGTCTCCCACCCACCGGTGGCTCTAATTCCGTCGCCAGACGTCACCCCTGCTCCCTCTTCTTTGTCTTCTTCGCATAACCTTCCCCGCCGACCCCTTTTCGGCTATTCCAAACAGATCAACATAGCAACATGGCTCATTTCCTCGTCTCCTAGCTAGTGAAAAAAGGACTTTTGCTGGAAAATTTTGTTGGAAAATCTTAAAGATTAGTACATCTTTATCCGTCAAAATTTCACTTTTTGTTGACCTCGCACTTTCACATTTTACAAAGCTTGACTATCCGCTTTTATTCAAAGATTTATTTTGTTATCCGGTAAACTGTTGGAAATCTTAACTTTAGTTTTGCAAAGGTTAAGTTATCCGTTTTTGAAAGCGTCTATCTCTTGAGATTTCctggaagtgggaaaggattgATGAGATTGATAAGGTTTCATCTAATAGATTAATGGGGCTCCTTACTAGGTTCATGGTGTTTCTCGTTGAAAATAATGACAGATAATGGTGGTGATGGACAAAtatgaaaatgaagaaaatcgCCACGGCGAGCGGCAATCGGCAGTGGTGACTATCGGCGAGAGGACGGTGGCAATAATGGGGagagaaaatttgaaaattttaaggggagaaaaaaaagaaaattattttttattcattcaCGCACTCAAGGATAGTGGCAAATAATTTCTTGCCATGTCATTGTTATGTGTTTAATTGACACAGTTTAAAATGAGTTTTGGTGTCTAATAGGAAATAGGTTAACTTTAGTGTTCACTGAAAAGTGCTGCCAAGTTCCGGTGCCTATCTATGTATTTACCCTAGATTATATTAACTCAtaagagagaaaaacaaatactaatatttaaataaacaatatatatatataaaaaattaggCAAATTCACATAGTCCTTTAAATATGCTTTGGGCATTTTTGGTCCTTTAAATTTCTCAAAAGTGAGCACTTCTtgtcttttttaaatatttaagaaACCTTATTTTTCAGATTTGAAGGGCACATAAAAAACAAAAGATTTAGCGAGAATTCATAGTTGGAGGCATAATTTTACAACCTCTACCATTTGGTCTATTTCTAGAGTTCGGTACAACTTTTTGTTATTTTGCCCTGTTTTCTGGTGTCTATTGCAATTTTTTCTGCGTTACAATTTCTAGAATTCGACAAGATTTTCATATTATCTATGATAGATTTCTTTTTGTATCACAATTTTTGATAAATCTAACAAATAGAGTTTGTTAAATTTTTGATGGAGACTGAAGGCCtaatttgtttgcacttaatggatgtctcaatcttaatcattcagatatGAGGCATTAAGTTCGTTTGTATTTAAAGtatgaatcttaattattcagatcttaatcattaagtatgtttgtttttttatttcaCAATCACTTAACAggtctgaataggtctgtatgattaagatctataacaaagacttaatttcattaagatgctatcataTATTCATTATTAATTGCCGCCACCGCCACCGCCaccgcctaccattatcaacttccaccatgccaccaccaccaccatactCAACCACCACCACCGCCAcaccaccatcattctcaatCATAGCCGCCACCATTATCGACCATCACCACCCACTATTCCCACCACTTCGACCACCATCATTCTCACCCACAATCaacactcatccacctcaactGACCACCCCATCACTATCAATAATCACAGCTGACACTGCCCATCATTATAACataccaccacccacccaccatcttcctcagtcacaactactaccactacccgccattattaactatcaccacccatcaccaccatcctcaatcataatcgccaccactatcaatcactactagctactaacatgaaccaccatcatcaaccaCCGCCTCTAGTCGGTATTCACCTGTTAGCCATAACCAACaacaactatcatattttaaaaaatatatatattattgatagaatattagattagttagtattttatttgaattttatgtttactagttttcaaataaagataaattttatatattcagatgttaaaaatcaaacagtcttaattatttagtattcagatcttaatatacatcttaatatattcagatgtgtattcagattcagatgtcttaatcttaattCACATCTTGATATTGAGATgcgtattcagattcagacgtcttaatctttaaaaaaaatgaggCGAGAGTACTCATTTTTGATAAACTTAAAAAGTCAAAATTGTTTAGAGCATATTTAAGTGACTATTTTCAACCTATTTCCACAAAAGACTATTTTTCTCGTCTTGTCATGAAATTATATGTTCACATGCTTAATCAAACAGAGAAATGGTAGGAAATTTGAATTGCAGTAAAGATTAATAAACTACCCAATTGATGTTCTTGAAATCCCATAAGCTAAATTGAAACGAACTTGCGAGGAATCGACAATTCACTAAAACAAGTACTTTATACTAAATAAACtagtaaaaaaatagaaaaaactaGACCTTCATCCAAAATTTGGGTCTTAAATAAACATAAATGTCTGAAATTTGTTTGCAAAAGCAATATGTCAAGCTTGAGATAATTTGAGACGCAATTTTTTTAAACTTTAGCCACATATGACAAAAATAAATTATGAAGTGTGTAGgctcacaaaaatttaaaaattacggTTATAACTTAAATAAGGGTCCTAAAATCGGCTATCTGTGCACTTGCCCTGGTCCGCAAAGAACTGAAAGCTGTTCATCAGAAAGCCCAAATGAAACTTTTTGAGTTGTAACCTATTGGGCTCGGCCCATCTCAGTTCAGCCCATTATCCACGAGACACGTAGTACTTTGATTGGCGCGGGTATTATAATAGAAACAAAATTTCCCGCTTTTTCAAATAAGTTCCCTCTATTCTCCTAGGCACAAACAAAATTTCCGAAGCGACTCTTCACAGATTGATTTGACATTACACAAAATTGCCGGAAAATGCCGACGTGGCAGTTGTACTCCGTCGCCGGGAATGATTTCCGATGGAAAATCTCCGATGAAGAGACTAAAATCATAGAGCCGAGCTTAGCCCTAGCAGCTCCTCAGCAGCTCCAATCCATGGCCGACCTCTTGCGTCAAGGTACCTACTTCATTGTTCTTTTTCCTATATATAAACCGTAAAGTTTCAATACTTGCGCATTAAGTTGCATTAATCGATACAGGAAGTTCGAAATTAGCGGGGAGTAGTGATACAAGTTTCACGGCGAATTTTCCAGTTTTTCGAACTGGATCCGGGAAGCCTGTGGCAGTGAAGCAGTCTTCGATATCTAGAGCTCTTTCGATCCTTAATGATAAAAACAATGTGGTCCCGGACACAGGTCTCGCATTTCATCCTTCAAGAGAAATAATTTATTATATTgaacttttttttcctttccttttggTAAAGTTTCTTCTTTGGATTTTCTGAAAAAGTATGCTGCTGGAATTACTTATTCTTAATTTAAGTTTAGAAAATCTGGTATTTAATTATGTTACAACGTGCTTCAGTACTCTGACATTTGACTTTAAAGTAAGATCAGAAACAGAAGAAGAAATGAGTATACACTGAACCAGAATTTGACCTAAAATGTATAGAAAATTCAGTCTTGCATTATTCAGTGGAATATAATGTTGTAGTTTTGTAACATGTAACTCGAGTTTCTTTAGTTTGTCAATTGTAGGGAGATAGTGGAGTATATGAGTCCATATTTTGCATTTCTTGCTTTTATGGTGGTCTGGATATATGCATTATCAAATACATTCAAGTTATTTTGCAGGACAAGGGATTGGAAGAGAGAACAGTTTTGCCTTTCAGGAAGCTGCGTTCCAGAAAGGATCAGGGAAAGCACTTAATGCTCCAGAATCTTTTTTCCCTTCTGGCTTGGAGAAAAAATCTAACACGTCGAACTCAATGTTCCAGACAGGCTCTGGTAAAGCACTTAGTATATCTTCCGCCGGTCTTAATAGGGCCAAGGCATTGTTGGACTTGGAACAAAATGGTGACAATGCAACATTTCAAGGTTCTGAAAAGAAAAATCGATCTTCAGACGAGCGCTTTGGGTTTCGGAGTTCAGTTCCTTCCGCGGCAGTAGAGGGGATTGCTAACACATGGTCTACTAAAGCTTCAGCAGCTTCATTGTCTCCGTTTGATGTTAAACTTAACTCCTCAGTTTGTGCAGCGGAGGAGGTAGTACCAGATTTTCTGCATTGTTCAGATAAGCCTCCTCCGATAAAGTTTCATACTGCTGGTGGTAGATCAATATCAGTTTCTTCCGAGGCATTGAAACGTGCAAGGAGTCTGCTTGGAGATCCAGAGCTGGGGTGTCTTGTAGATGAAAAGGATGTGGTTGATCAATTGTTTTCTTTTCCAAAAGACCAAAAATCTGTTGATCAGTCCTCCATTAAAGAATTAAACTCAGATACTCCTGTTTCCCTCTTATCGGCAGCAAAAGGCAGTGGCTCGTCAAGCCTTTTTACACCCCCAGTTGGATCAACTTTGTACCATAAGAAGTCTTCGGTTAAAACAGAGAATCTCGCTCCAGCAAGTAACTTGATGAAGGAGTTTGATGCTGTGGCAAAAGAAAGCACGAGTAGGCCGGACCATAGTATTCCTCAGCATGGAGAGGCATTCAACAGGAACTCAGTAGCTGTTGGCCTAAGAGAAAATGACATCCATTCAAAACCTAAATTGCTACAAAGGCCTTCTAGGGGGCCTTTGGTGGATATCTCAAATAACATTGGAGCTGGATCTGCAGATAGAAACCAAAACTTTGGTCAGAAGAGGAAACCTGGAAGGGGAAGTTTTGTTTCTCCATTCAAGAAGCCTCGAATTGCCAAAATTGTCACCCCTCTCAAAAGAAACGATTCCGGTGCTTCTAATGGTAAATTTGAAGTTTGTAGATAGACTCCTTAGAGTAAATCTTTCTTTGACAAATTTGATATCATTTAACTAGGATTCTCAAATTCAGCACCACAATTATCCTCACAAAAAGGAAAAGTTTCAGTTCGATATCCATTCCACGTTGCACGATTGTATATGAAGGAGTATCTTGGGGATCCCCCATCATTCCAGAGCAAGGTGAGAATGGACCGGAATAATTTCTTTCCTCAATTGATGACTTTGTTTTTGGCAGCTGATACTTGTTATGTTCTGTGGAGATCCAGCTAGAGAATCTGCCAGATGAAGTGAGAAGGATGAATCCAGATATTGCTGAAACTCATGTGTTCAATGATAAATCTTGCTCAGGTTGCATTGGAGTAAAGTCTTTCTGGGAGATGCTGTCTCAATCAGGGGCTTCTATGCAATATGTCTCTAAAGAGTAATTTCTGtacttctttgccagaacatttTGGAAATCTTGTTGGCCGTTAGAATAGCTACAATTATCAGAAGGAACCAATTAGTTTCAAGTGTTACACTCAATAAATTTTTAGCTCTTGTAGCAGTATGAGTTATGCTGGTCATAGTACCCATTGACCTATGCATCTGTGTGTCTGGTGGCTTGTGTCAGACACTACGAAAATGGTTTGGTTACAACTTTCACATAAAGTTCTGTGTTGAGTCACAGGCACTTGTATCTGCTACTTTTTCTTAGATCCATGGATTGATCTCTAGAGCTATAGTCATGGGTGTATTTGGTTATTGGGTTCTCatcattctttttttattttttatgttataATTACGCTGTATGGCTACATCAAAAAGAGGGGGGCCCTATGTCCTTACCTCGCAAAACAAACTGGGGTTATAAAAGACTCTCCAGTAAGATCTGCCACTATGCTAGTTACAGCATTGATATACTCCAGGACATACAAGCTACTCTAGCTTGATCCATATACAAAAAATGCAGCTATGATACAGAGTACCCATGCTAAACTACACTTATACTTCACCAGCATGCATTTCTTGCTGTTTGTGCTTGAAGGATATTATTTGAACAAAATCCAGCCTATATAGACCTTTAGCTGCAACAGGTAACTTGTTGAAGGATGAGGTGCTCAAATCATCTTTTTCTGTACTCCATTTAGCTAGAGCATCTGCTACATGGTTAGCTTCCCAAATACAGTGGCACACTTCTCAATTCTCCTGATTAATGAGATTTTGTATCTGACTAATGGTGCTCCTCATAGACAATTCTATCGCTTAATATTGTTGTATGTCTATCAAAATTCGTCTGCCTTTTAAATTGTTCTTCAATGTGACCTTCTTACACATTCTTCATCATTCCAATAGGTGGGTTGCAAATCACTATAAGTGGATTGTTTGGAAACTTGCATCTTATGAGAGGTGTTATAGTACCAAGTTTTCTGGGAAGCTTTTGACAATCTGCAATGTACTTGAAGAATTAAAGTACAGGTATAAATTGAGTCAGTTTTGCACTTTCTCTTGGATTTCAGAGGTACAATAAAAATATCAATTCATCCTTTGGACAGATATGAAAGAGAAGTAAATTATGGTCATCGATCTGCAATTAAGAGAATTCTAGAAGGAGACGCCCCGCCTTCTTCTATGATGGTGCTCTGCGTTTCCAAGGTCTATTCAATTTGCAACTCCCCAGTTGGATCTCAATTTTCTTTGTCTAACACGACCGAAAATGGAGCTTGTGCAAAAATTGAACTGACAGATGGGTGGTAAGAAAAATATTAATATCTATCACCATATTATAAGTTGGATTTCAGGAATCATGCAGAACTTGTTTGTTTCACAGGTATTCAATTACTGCTGTCTTAGATATACTATTATCCAAGAAGTTGGCTGCTGGAAAGCTGTTTGTTGGCCAAAAGCTTAGGGTACCACATTAAATTAATGGCTGTAGTCTATCCTTTGTGTAAGAGACTATCAGAATTTCATTTTGCTTACAGCTTATCTTGTCATCTAAAGATCTGGGGAGCTCGATTCTGTGGCTGGACAGGTCCTGTTTCACCTCTTGAGGTTGTTGCCTTTAGCAGCTTCTAAGTATTGGTACTTTCATGGGCTTTTCAAGTTTCTATTGTCATTACTAAAGGTCTACACTAATTTCAGGCGTCAGGAATGACTAGTTTGCTACTGCATATAAATGGGACATATAGAGCTCATTGGGCATCTCGTTTGGGGTTATGTAAGCATTAGTAATACCAAGAACTTATGACCTGCATTTATATCCTGACAATGCCACTAAAGTATTCTCTTTCCCCTTTTGGCCCGTCTTGCTTCATGTAAATGTTGTTAGGTAAAGGTGGTGCCATTCCATTATCATTTTTGTCAATCAAGGATGGTGGAGGTTCTGTTCCACTTACATTGGTCGGAATTTCAAGGATATATCCTGTTCTCTACAGGGAAAGGTAATTGAAATTTGTTACGGAAGAAAAATGGTTTTGAGTCTGATGAAAATCTATCACATCCAGGTTAAGTAATGGGGGTTTCGTTGTAAGATCTGAAAGGATGGAAGCTAAAGAGATGCAGTCTTTTAATCAAAGGTGATACTTGCAAACTTGCTAAAAGATTTCTCTC
Coding sequences:
- the LOC104235790 gene encoding protein BREAST CANCER SUSCEPTIBILITY 2 homolog B-like; its protein translation is MPTWQLYSVAGNDFRWKISDEETKIIEPSLALAAPQQLQSMADLLRQGSSKLAGSSDTSFTANFPVFRTGSGKPVAVKQSSISRALSILNDKNNVVPDTGQGIGRENSFAFQEAAFQKGSGKALNAPESFFPSGLEKKSNTSNSMFQTGSGKALSISSAGLNRAKALLDLEQNGDNATFQGSEKKNRSSDERFGFRSSVPSAAVEGIANTWSTKASAASLSPFDVKLNSSVCAAEEVVPDFLHCSDKPPPIKFHTAGGRSISVSSEALKRARSLLGDPELGCLVDEKDVVDQLFSFPKDQKSVDQSSIKELNSDTPVSLLSAAKGSGSSSLFTPPVGSTLYHKKSSVKTENLAPASNLMKEFDAVAKESTSRPDHSIPQHGEAFNRNSVAVGLRENDIHSKPKLLQRPSRGPLVDISNNIGAGSADRNQNFGQKRKPGRGSFVSPFKKPRIAKIVTPLKRNDSGASNGFSNSAPQLSSQKGKVSVRYPFHVARLYMKEYLGDPPSFQSKLENLPDEVRRMNPDIAETHVFNDKSCSGCIGVKSFWEMLSQSGASMQYVSKEWVANHYKWIVWKLASYERCYSTKFSGKLLTICNVLEELKYRYEREVNYGHRSAIKRILEGDAPPSSMMVLCVSKVYSICNSPVGSQFSLSNTTENGACAKIELTDGWYSITAVLDILLSKKLAAGKLFVGQKLRIWGARFCGWTGPVSPLEASGMTSLLLHINGTYRAHWASRLGLCKGGAIPLSFLSIKDGGGSVPLTLVGISRIYPVLYRERLSNGGFVVRSERMEAKEMQSFNQRRCRVVEGITSESQRAKRDAYIGSDHESEEGARILKILERAAEPELLMAEMSKEQLNAFASYQAMLEASRQSDLQKSLEKALQAAGLAERDVTPFMRVRVVGLTSKSTPSKCCPQEGLITIWNPTEKQQSELAEGQAFAVTGLTPISSDLSTLYLQAKGSTAKWRPLSPMAIEGFDSCRPFFCPRRSVPLSKLGEIPMSREFDIAAVIVFVGQLYTETHQSKQWVFVADGSTSTLDSNDESETLMATSFTSPCIETDSFAPINPNLVGSVVSFCNLIKRARDNVNNLWVAEATENSTYYLNFDHSHCSHLKEASASAERWAKISGSRLEKLRGKVLSIISCR